One window from the genome of Plasmodium relictum strain SGS1 genome assembly, chromosome: 12 encodes:
- a CDS encoding zinc finger protein, putative has protein sequence MEKINDNQILEKICTITGDLTNTSSVKKKSKKKKKKRKNTKIDGKKKIITKNRKRKIVDLFEDYKLQQKKETCKFFFKKGKCIHNENCSYSHDVIPIYKISKLCKFLVKGNCDKKNCIFSHDYQLFYCRNNVIFNSCHNPFCKFKHIKIDNTINNADEYNLEVDNVLSKDDKIRFLYNNKNYLMELLIHKYHNFDNCEEINVDELVKKDVYPWFINGIIDLIKLDFKYNKTDAFFKLIKNYKNKTNNLKCYIDEDNFKILQNDKNLNELSNSNTISENTKTENNNELKEELNTLKKNNDNDNKKNTNDSNNTIENFNDYKFYSSEEEDYTQYLNKYFEIDA, from the exons atggaaAAAATCAACGACAATcaaattttagaaaaaatatgtacAATAACAG GTGATTTAACTAATACATCGtctgtaaaaaaaaaaagtaaaaaaaaaaaaaagaaaagaaaaaatacaaaaattgatggaaaaaagaaaatcataacaaaaaatagaaaacGAAAAATAGTAGATTTATTTGAAGACTATAAATTACAAcagaaaaaagaaacatgtaaatttttttttaaaaaaggaaaatgtATTCATAATGAAAACTGTTCTTATTCACATGACGTTATAccaatttataaaatttccaaattatgtaaatttttagTTAAAGGAAAttgtgataaaaaaaattgtatatttTCTCATGACTATCAACTTTTCTATTGTCGCAATAACGTGATTTTCAACTCATGCCACAATCctttttgtaaatttaaaCATATTAAAATAGATAATACAATCAACAATGCTGATGAATATAATTTAGAAGTTGATAATGTTTTAAGTAAAGATGATAAAATAagatttttatataacaaCAAAAATTACTTAATGGAACTGTTAATTCACAAATATCACAATTTTGATAATTGTGAAGAAATAAACGTAGATGAACTAGTTAAAAAAGATGTTTATCCTTGGTTTATTAATGGAATAATTGATTTAATTAAACTAGACttcaaatataataaaactgatgctttttttaaattaataaaaaattataagaataaaacaaataatttaaaatgttatatagatgaagataattttaaaatattgcAAAATGACAAAAACCTTAATGAACTATCTAATAGTAACACAATATCAGAAAACACCAAGacagaaaataataatgaattaaaggaagaattaaatacattaaaaaaaaataatgataacgataataaaaagaatactAATGATTCGAATAATActatagaaaattttaatgattataaattttattctaGTGAAGAAGAAGATTATACTCAATACTTAAATAAGTATTTTGAAATAGATGcttaa
- a CDS encoding zinc finger protein, putative encodes MVLSSRKKKNPRNTIKSKILKTRKRKRDFDEVYKDYFNKTDLPHDEDLKGCGQYKCFACDIYFINNDALKQHEKTKKHKRRVKLLHKETAYTYKDSLKAAEITF; translated from the exons a tgGTATTATcatcaagaaaaaaaaagaatccACGTAACacaataaaaagtaaaatcttgaaaacaagaaaaaggaaaagagaTTTTGATGAag tATATAAAGACTATTTTAACAAAACAGATCTTCCTCATGATGAAGATTTAAAAGGATGTG GACAATATAAATGTTTTGCTTgtgatatatattttataaataatgatgcATTAAAACAACATGAAAAAACgaaaaaacataaaagaaGAGTTAAATTATTACATAAGGAGACAGCATATACTTAC aaaGATTCATTAAAGGCTGCAGAAATCaccttttaa